The Carassius carassius chromosome 31, fCarCar2.1, whole genome shotgun sequence genome includes a region encoding these proteins:
- the LOC132111927 gene encoding centromere protein F-like, whose protein sequence is MSSKIHSLELENIRLEQSLELSLLEKAEIASRLFSTQEDVAQMRKGNAKLKVRIESDEWKKNHTSLLLKAAQRKADVLQDNIENLEREKELSDQNLEDAILQAETAKDELEKVQAKTKELTKTIEEMVSELKDLKEEKYKLEQELKKKKNNLIDELQLSNQAATEKLKSVEKAKVDQQQMIEDFQSKVGAMEEELQLRRADVESKELKAQDLTTQLLSLQSE, encoded by the coding sequence ATGTCTTCCAAAATCCATTCACTAGAGCTTGAGAATATCAGGCTTGAACAGTCACTTGAACTGTCCCTTTTGGAGAAAGCCGAAATAGCCTCTAGGTTGTTTTCCACTCAGGAGGATGTAGCTCAGATGAGAAAAGGCAATGCAAAACTAAAGGTACGTATTGAATCTGATGAATGGAAAAAGAACCACACGAGTCTGTTGCTCAAAGCTGCACAGAGAAAGGCAGATGTTCTTCAGGACAACATTGAAAAccttgagagagagaaagaacttTCTGACCAGAATCTAGAGGATGCCATTCTTCAAGCAGAGACTGCCAAAGACGAGCTTGAGAAAGTACAGGCTAAGACGAAAGAGCTTACCAAGACAATTGAAGAGATGGTCAGTGAGCTAAAAGATCTCAAGGAGGAGAAGTATAAACTTGAgcaagaacttaaaaaaaaaaagaacaacctAATCGACGAATTGCAGTTGTCCAATCAAGCAGCGACTGAAAAGCTTAAATCTGTGGAAAAGGCAAAAGTGGACCAGCAACAAATGATCGAAGACTTCCAATCAAAGGTTGGTGCCATGGAGGAGGAGCTTCAACTCCGTCGAGCAGATGTAGAATCGAAAGAATTGAAAGCACAGGATTTGACCACTCAGTTGCTGTCTTTGCAATCTGAA